From Oryza sativa Japonica Group chromosome 4, ASM3414082v1, one genomic window encodes:
- the LOC107275893 gene encoding BTB/POZ and MATH domain-containing protein 1, with the protein MASSSTSSRCLTASVTGTHNLEVTSYSLLEGMGVGKFVSSTTFSVAGYDWNLRFYPDGITDNDRKEGYGAVWMLASVYQISIAKEHAIRRIRFTGNDSFKIECSLTVISESRAEDVSTIPVPPSNLHQHLAGMLHGVEIADVEFSVGGEPFRAHACVLAARSPVFRAELLGPAAARSIKIDDDDDMEPATFKALLHFIYTDHLPNDSGFGKDAAMQRRLLVAADRYGVDRLRAMCGVKLYKSVSVGTVVDSLEFAEKHHCAQLKDACLGFMASPNVLGVVRKTDGFKRLVEGCPWVLKEILDKVPRF; encoded by the exons ATGGCTAGCAGTTCGACATCGTCGAGATGCCTGACGGCGAGCGTCACCGGGACGCACAACTTGGAGGTGACGAGCTACTCGCTGCTCGAAGGCATGGGGGTCGGCAAGTTCGTGAGCTCGACCACCTTCTCCGTCGCCGGCTACGACTGGAACCTCCGCTTCTACCCCGACGGCATCACGGACAACGACAGAAAGGAAGGCTACGGGGCTGTTTGGATGCTTGCTTCAGTTTACCAAATTTCTATAGCTAAG GAACATGCAATTCGCCGGATTCGGTTCACTGGCAACGACAGCTTCAAGATCGAGTGTTCGCTGACCGTCATAAGCGAGTCTCGCGCTGAAGACGTGAGCACGATCCCAGTCCCGCCGTCGAACCTGCACCAGCACCTCGCCGGCATGTTGCACGGCGTCGAGATCGCGGATGTGGAGTtcagcgtcggcggcgagccgtTCCGCGCCCACGCGTGCGTGCTGGCGGCGCGGTCGCCGGTGTTCAGGGCGGAGCTCCTCGGACCAGCTGCTGCACGGAGCATCaagatcgacgacgacgacgacatggagcCCGCGACATTCAAGGCGCTTCTTCACTTCATCTACACGGATCACCTGCCGAACGACTCCGGATTCGGCAAAGACGCGGCAATGCAGCGGCGTCTGCTGGTGGCTGCCGATCGCTACGGGGTGGACAGGCTGAGGGCGATGTGCGGGGTCAAGCTGTACAAGAGCGTTAGCGTTGGGACGGTCGTGGATTCCCTGGAATTCGCAGAGAAGCACCACTGCGCGCAGCTCAAGGATGCTTGCCTTGGATTCATGGCTTCACCTAACGTTCTTGGTGTCGTCAGGAAAACCGATGGATTCAAGCGTCTCGTGGAGGGCTGCCCTTGGGTCTTGAAGGAGATTTTAGACAAGGTGCCTAGATTCTGA
- the LOC107275493 gene encoding BTB/POZ and MATH domain-containing protein 1: MGNSLFSMASSTASPSDGRSPRLPETLSRCVTASVAAAHNFEVTRYSLLAGVGAGEFVTSGTFSIDGHNWNIQVYPDRWKQEMNAGYVSVFLCLCGGATGVRAKYTLSLSENGGESVQRSLTHRFDTVGAFWGFPRFMERPRLRQWLLRRGPGGGDDCVTFRCSLTVIREPRTEGVAAVAVPPSDMRRHMANMLRGGDGADVVVLVRDQPFRAHRCVLAARSPVFRAELFGGGHMRERRTSCVVVDDMEPSIFSAFLHFIYTDSLPENPDTPGDDQDCMAMQHLMVAADRYGLDRLVLICEEKLCRGIDVQTVATTLALAEQHQRVALKDACLGFIVSRGVLGAVARTDGFKHLLTTCPSIMVDILDKVASVMSK, encoded by the coding sequence ATGGGCAACAGCTTGTTCTCCATGGCGAGCAGCACCGCTTCTCCTTCAGATGGTCGATCCCCACGGCTGCCGGAAACACTGTCGAGGTGCGTGACGGCGAGCGTCGCCGCTGCGCACAATTTCGAGGTGACACGGTACTCGCTGCTCGCCGGGGTGGGCGCCGGCGAGTTCGTCACCTCGGGCACCTTCTCCATCGACGGCCACAACTGGAACATCCAGGTCTACCCCGACAGGTGGAAGCAGGAGATGAACGCCGGCTACGTGTCGGTCTTCCTGTGCCTCTGCGGCGGAGCAACCGGCGTCAGGGCGAAGTACACGCTGAGCCTTTCGGAGAACGGCGGCGAGTCCGTACAACGGAGCTTGACGCATCGGTTCGACACGGTGGGCGCCTTCTGGGGATTCCCCAGGTTCATGGAGAGGCCCAGGCTGCGGCAATGGCTGCTTCGCcgcggccccggcggcggcgacgactgcgTCACGTTCAGGTGCTCCCTGACCGTCATCAGGGAGCCTCGCACCGAGGgcgtggccgccgtcgccgtgccgccGTCGGACATGCGCCGGCACATGGCGAACATGCtgaggggcggcgacggcgcggacgTGGTGGTGCTGGTGCGCGACCAGCCGTTCCGCGCCCACCGCTGCGTGCTCGCCGCGCGGTCGCCGGTGTTCAGGGCGGAGCTCTTCGGCGGCGGCCACATGAGGGAGAGGCGGACGAgctgcgtcgtcgtcgacgacatGGAGCCCTCCATCTTCTCGGCATTCCTCCACTTCATCTACACGGATTCCTTGCCAGAAAACCCGGACACACCTGGCGATGATCAAGATTGCATGGCGATGCAGCATTTGATGGTGGCAGCCGATCGGTATGGCCTGGACAGGCTCGTGCTGATCTGCGAGGAGAAGCTGTGCCGCGGCATTGACGTGCagacggtggcgacgacgctGGCTTTGGCAGAGCAGCATCAGCGTGTAGCGCTCAAGGATGCTTGCCTTGGTTTCATAGTCTCTCGGGGTGTTCTTGGCGCTGTCGCTAGGACTGATGGGTTTAAGCATCTGCTCACGACCTGCCCGTCGATTATGGTGGACATTTTAGACAAGGTTGCCAGCGTCATGAGCAAGTAA
- the LOC4337063 gene encoding BTB/POZ and MATH domain-containing protein 2, producing the protein MDIGPHSIQLIAPPSLYHAASAAAMGDHRDPAFPAAAGGCRLPKTSSVSVTESVTAVHDFKVTGYSLIEGLGIGRYVSSSTFTVGGVDWAVRFYPDGSTVTCLGNASAFLYYCGREKEVRTRFTLNLLGKDGKLSQVTNSYMKHTFSPASDNWGFIKFAEKSKLQSSPFLHNDCLTIRCLLTVVRESHTKDVEVNSVVVPPSNLHTDFENMLQDGEGSDVTFTVGGQEFRAHKCVLAFRSPVFKAELFGPMKENGTQCIKIDDMEPEVFEALLHFIYTDRLPDSCRDGKAAAMQHLLVAADRYGVDRLRLICERRLSETIDVETVATTLVLAEQHHCSQLRQACIGFVASPNMLGPVIESDGFKHLVESCPLIMKEILSKVSHIWIDKSC; encoded by the coding sequence ATGGATATCGGGCCGCATAGCATCCAGCTGATCGCGCCGCCGTCCCTCTATcacgccgcctccgctgccgccatggGTGATCACCGCGACCCGGCTttccccgcggcggcgggcggctgcCGGCTGCCCAAGACGTCGTCGGTGAGCGTCACGGAGTCCGTCACCGCGGTGCACGATTTCAAGGTGACGGGTTACTCGCTGATCGAGGGGCTGGGCATCGGCAGGTACGTCAGCTCATCCACCTTcaccgtcggcggcgtcgaCTGGGCCGTCAGGTTCTACCCCGACGGCTCCACCGTCACCTGCCTCGGGAACGCGTCGGCGTTCCTCTACTACTGCGGCAGGGAGAAGGAGGTCAGGACCAGGTTCACCCTGAATCTGCTCGGCAAGGACGGCAAATTGTCGCAGGTGACCAATTCCTACATGAAGCACACCTTCTCCCCGGCGAGTGACAATTGGGGATTCATCAAATTCGCCGAGAAATCGAAGCTGCAGAGCTCGCCGTTCCTCCACAACGACTGCCTGACCATCAGGTGCTTGCTGACCGTCGTCAGGGAATCCCACACCAAGGATGTTGAGGTCAATTCTGTTGTTGTCCCACCGTCCAACCTGCATACCGATTTTGAGAACATGCTCCAGGATGGTGAAGGTTCAGATGTGACATTCACCGTGGGTGGCCAAGAGTTCCGTGCTCATAAATGTGTTCTTGCCTTCCGGTCCCCGGTGTTCAAGGCCGAGCTTTTCGGTCCGATGAAAGAAAATGGCACGCAATGTATCAAGATCGACGACATGGAGCCTGAGGTTTTTGAGGCTCTTCTTCACTTCATTTACACAGATAGGCTGCCAGATAGCTGCAGAGATGGCAAGGCTGCAGCAATGCAGCACTTGCTAGTTGCCGCGGATCGGTACGGAGTGGACAGGCTGAGGCTGATTTGTGAGAGGCGGCTCAGCGAAACCATTGATGTGGAAACAGTGGCAACCACTCTTGTTTTAGCAGAACAACATCACTGCTCGCAGCTGAGACAGGCTTGCATTGGGTTTGTGGCATCTCCAAACATGCTTGGGCCAGTCATAGAAAGCGATGGATTTAAGCATCTGGTAGAAAGCTGCCCGTTGATTATGAAGGAGATCTTGAGTAAGGTTTCACATATTTGGATTGACAAGTCTTGCTGA
- the LOC112938582 gene encoding BTB/POZ and MATH domain-containing protein 2, translating into MLTSSAARTSSRSVWEGITGTHDFEVVGYSLMDGFGAGRHVCSGDFSVAGHDWYVAFYPDGLDQDSAGYASACLAYRGKERLVRAKYSLSLVARDGRASPLAGDTLRSHYFTPTSRSADVLKFVEKSNLSSSPSSSSYSCLDDDTLTIRCVVTVVTGPRVVSVAPAKERGPRVTVPPPSLHEHLARMLRDGRGSDVAFRVGGRVLRAHRCVLAARSPVFDAELLGPMMETTAPCIEIHGVEPAAFEALLRFVYTDSWPLAGVDVAATVRLLSAADRYGLERLRLMCEEKLHEGIDVDNAADVLAMAELHHCSQLRDACVAFIASPSTLGPVLASSGFEDLIMATGASVTKEILHKVSESWSGPGNRNNSSKRK; encoded by the coding sequence ATGTTGACTTCATCGGCTGCCCGTACGTCCTCACGGAGCGTGTGGGAGGGCATCACCGGGACGCACGACTTCGAGGTGGTCGGCTACTCGTTGATGGACGGCTTCGGCGCCGGAAGGCACGTCTGCTCCGGCGACTTCAGCGTCGCCGGCCATGACTGGTATGTCGCGTTCTACCCCGATGGCCTCGACCAGGATTCCGCCGGCTACGCGTCGGCCTGCCTCGCCTACCGCGGCAAGGAGAGGCTCGTGAGAGCCAAGTACAGCCTGAGCTTGGTGGCCAGGGACGGCAGGgcgtcgccgctcgccggcgacacgCTGCGGTCGCACTACTTCACGCCGACGAGCCGCAGCGCCGACGTCCTCAAGTTCGTCGAGAAATCCAacctgtcgtcgtcgccgtcgtcgtcgtcgtactcGTGCCTCGACGACGACACCCTGACCATACGGTGCGTGGTCACCGTGGTCACCGGCCCGCGCGTGGTGAGCGTCGCGCCGGCCAAGGAGAGGGGCCCCCGCGTCacggtgccgccgccgagcctCCACGAGCACCTGGCGCGGATGCTGCGCGACGGGCGGGGCTCGGACGTGGCGTTCCGCGTGGGCGGCAGGGTGCTCCGCGCGCACCGGTGCGTGCTCGCCGCGCGGTCGCCGGTGTTCGACGCGGAGCTCCTGGGCCCGATGATGGAGACCACCGCTCCGTGCATCGAGATCCACGGCGTCGAGCCCGCCGCCTTCGAGGCGCTCCTCCGCTTCGTCTACACGGACAGCtggccgctcgccggcgtcgacgtcgcGGCGACGGTGCGCCTGCTCTCCGCGGCGGACAGGTACGGGCTGGAGAGGCTGCGGCTGATGTGCGAGGAGAAGCTGCACGAGGGCATCGACGTGGACAACGCCGCCGACGTCCTCGCCATGGCGGAGCTCCACCATTGCTCGCAGCTCAGAGACGCCTGCGTCGCGTTCATTGCCTCGCCGAGCACGCTGGGTCCCGTCCTGGCGTCGAGCGGCTTCGAGGATCTCATCATGGCGACCGGCGCTTCGGTGACCAAGGAGATTTTGCACAAGGTGTCCGAATCGTGGAGCGGTCCTGGTAACAGAAATAATTCAAGCAAAAGAAAGTGA
- the LOC4337064 gene encoding RNA-binding protein L-like — protein MQQPPSQPQPGMGGPPPPPQGAAGQPPQWGAIPPPMPPHQYGAPPPQQPPAMWGQPPPQAHYGQVPPPQPYYAAPPPQAMPAPAAADEVKTLWIGDLQPWMDESYIYNCFAATGEVQSVKLIRDKQSGQLQGYGFVEFTSRAAADRILQTYNGQMMPNVEMVFRLNWASAGEKRDDTPDYTIFVGDLAADVTDYLLQETFRVHYPSVKGAKVVTDKMTMRSKGYGFVKFGDPTEQARAMTEMNGMLCSSRPMRIGPAANKKTTGVQERVPNAQGAQSENDPNNTTIFVGGLDPNVTEDVLKQVFAPYGEVVHVKIPVGKRCGFVQYVNRPSAEQALAVLQGTLIGGQNVRLSWGRSLSNKQPQHDSNQWGAGAGAGGYYGGYGQGYEAYGGYAQPQDPNMYGYGAYAGYPNYQQQQVAQQQPPQQ, from the exons ATGCAGCagccgccgtcgcagccgcaGCCCGGCATGGGcggcccgcctccgccgccacagGGCGCGGCGGGGCAGCCGCCGCAGTGGGGCGCGatcccgccgccgatgccgccgcaccagtacggcgcgccgccgccccagcaGCCGCCGGCGATGTGGGGCCAGCCCCCGCCGCAGGCGCACTACGGGCAGGTGCCCCCGCCCCAGCCGTACtacgccgcgccaccgccgcaggCGATGCCCGCCCCCGCGGCCGCGGACGAGGTGAAGACGCTCTGGATCGGCGACCTGCAGCCCTGGATGGACGAGAGCTACATCTACAACTGCTTCGCGGCCACCGGGGAG GTTCAATCTGTGAAGCTTATCCGGGACAAACAAAGTGGACAGCTTCAGGGTTATGGCTTTGTTGAGTTTACAAGTCGTGCAGCTGCTGATCGAATTCTTCAGACTTATAATGGACAGATGATGCCGAATGTTGAGATGGTCTTCCGATTGAATTGGGCCAGTGCTGGCGAGAAGCGTGATGATACCCCTGACTACACCATTTTTGTCGGGGATTTGGCTGCAGATGTTACAGACTACCTACTACAAGAGACATTCAGGGTCCATTACCCTTCGGTTAAGGGTGCAAAAGTTGTAACTGACAAAATGACAATGCGTTCAAAGGGTTATGGGTTTGTGAAATTTGGTGATCCTACAGAGCAAGCTCGTGCAATGACTGAAATGAATGGAATGCTTTGCTCTTCCAGACCGATGCGTATTGGTCCAGCGGCAAATAAGAAAACAACAGGGGTTCAGGAGAGAG TACCAAATGCTCAAGGAGCTCAGTCTGAGAATGATCCTAACAATACCACC ATATTCGTTGGTGGTCTTGACCCCAACGTCACTGAAGATGTCTTGAAACAAGTTTTCGCTCCTTATGGAGAAGTTGTCCATGTTAAGATTCCTGTTGGGAAAAGATGTGGTTTTGTTCAATATGTTAACAG GCCTTCTGCTGAGCAAGCACTGGCAGTGCTACAAGGGACCTTGATTGGTGGGCAGAATGTTAGACTTTCGTGGGGTCGAAGCCTTTCAAACAAACAG CCTCAGCACGACTCGAATCAGTGgggtgctggtgctggtgctggtggtTACTATGGTGGCTATGGACAAGGTTATGAGGCTTATGGTGGGTATGCACAACCTCAGGATCCTAACATGTATGGTTATGGAGCCTATGCTGGTTATCCCAATTACCAACAGCAACAAGTAGcacagcagcagccgccgcagcaG TGA
- the LOC4337065 gene encoding endochitinase A isoform X1 — MARPKRTKPPPPSRKAEAAAAAAQRPSSSSSSPSPSLPEALLLATVCMVGLPVEVQVRDGSAYAGVLHTASVEGGYGVVLKKARKIANGNDNANIPLGAFVDSLVIHPDDLVQVIAKDFSLHTKDVCRTPVCDTVAASAYVKPQTSHVNVFPLKEVKKCSTPGEETNISIGRSSPASPTGYVGPRLSCNEIMSSAVVGSKDGNTKSAVLTTPTMSSDVKISPPATVAKTATPSKTIAKESKLNPCARVFSPSFASSRPVLAAAPSVNPIYISNSVAGVPTGLPVFETNSVPGGSSLSSKAVHYNNLAAANYAISPQYTQSTMGHNVSRLDPARIGTPYHPMQVGPAYISPSPQPVTGGKFNHVVYVHPFSQDVMHGAPVMPQGWSLPAPLNSHQASLQKFQGTAPVYVAPPIMATGNLPLVVPSPAPLVQPFQAVRPIMVPAASSMVPGKYM; from the exons atGGCCCGCCCCAAGAggacgaagccgccgccgccgtcgcgcaaggcggaggcggcggcggcggcggcgcagcggccgtcgtcttcgtcgtcgtcgccgtcgccgtccctcCCCGAGGCGCTGCTGCTCGCGACGGTGTGCATGGTCGGCCTCCCCGTGGAGGTGCAGGTCCGCGACGGATCCGCGTACGCGGGCGTCCTCCACACCGCCTCCGTCGAAGGCGGATACG GTGTTGTGCTAAAGAAAGCGCGAAAGATCGCTAACGGGAATGATAATGCCAATATTCCTCTGGGAGCTTTTGTAGATAGTCTTGTTATTCACCCAGATGATCTCGTTCAAGTCATTGCAAAG GATTTTTCACTCCATACAAAAGATGTGTGCAGAACTCCTGTTTGTGATACCGTCGCAGCCAGTGCATATGTGAAGCCTCAAACTTCACATGTGAATGTGTTTCCACTAAA AGAGGTTAAGAAGTGCAGCACGCCAGGTGAGGAGACTAACATCTCCATTGGGAGAAGTTCTCCTG CCTCTCCAACTGGATATGTAGGGCCACGCCTCTCCTGTAACGAGATAATGAGTTCTGCGGTTGTTGGATCAAAAGATGGAAATACTAAGAGTGCAGTTTTGACTACACCCACAATGTCTTCAGATGTGAAAATCTCTCCTCCAGCCACAGTTGCTAAAACTGCCACGCCGAGCAAAACCATTGCTAAG GAATCCAAACTCAACCCTTGTGCTAGGGTCTTCTCTCCTTCGTTTGCAAGTTCCAGACCAGTACTTGCAGCTGCACCCTCTGTTAACCCAATCTACATCTCAAACTCTGTAGCTGGAGTTCCAACCGGGTTACCTGTATTTGAAACTAACTCAGTGCCAGGCGGTTCATCCCTGTCCAGCAAGGCTGTTCATTATAATAACCTGGCTGCTGCAAACTATGCTATTTCACCTCAATATACTCAGTCA ACCATGGGGCATAATGTGAGCAGGCTGGATCCTGCTAGAATTGGCACACCTTATCATCCCATGCAAGTTGGACCTGCTTACATTAGCCCTAGTCCTCAGCCT GTTACTGGTGGGAAATTTAATCATGTTGTTTATGTACACCCATTTTCTCAG GATGTAATGCATGGAGCACCTGTTATGCCCCAAGGATGGTCTCTTCCTGCACCATTGAACTCacatcaagctagcctccagaAGTTCCAAG GCACAGCCCCTGTATATGTAGCCCCACCTATCATGGCAACTGGGAACCTGCCATTGGTGGTACCAAGCCCTGCACCGCTTGTGCAGCCATTCCAGGCCGTTCGTCCCATCATGGTACCTGCTGCAAGCAGCATGGTTCCAGGCAAATACATGTAA
- the LOC4337065 gene encoding flocculation protein FLO11 isoform X2, with translation MARPKRTKPPPPSRKAEAAAAAAQRPSSSSSSPSPSLPEALLLATVCMVGLPVEVQVRDGSAYAGVLHTASVEGGYGVVLKKARKIANGNDNANIPLGAFVDSLVIHPDDLVQVIAKDFSLHTKDVCRTPVCDTVAASAYVKPQTSHVNVFPLKEVKKCSTPGEETNISIGRSSPGPRLSCNEIMSSAVVGSKDGNTKSAVLTTPTMSSDVKISPPATVAKTATPSKTIAKESKLNPCARVFSPSFASSRPVLAAAPSVNPIYISNSVAGVPTGLPVFETNSVPGGSSLSSKAVHYNNLAAANYAISPQYTQSTMGHNVSRLDPARIGTPYHPMQVGPAYISPSPQPVTGGKFNHVVYVHPFSQDVMHGAPVMPQGWSLPAPLNSHQASLQKFQGTAPVYVAPPIMATGNLPLVVPSPAPLVQPFQAVRPIMVPAASSMVPGKYM, from the exons atGGCCCGCCCCAAGAggacgaagccgccgccgccgtcgcgcaaggcggaggcggcggcggcggcggcgcagcggccgtcgtcttcgtcgtcgtcgccgtcgccgtccctcCCCGAGGCGCTGCTGCTCGCGACGGTGTGCATGGTCGGCCTCCCCGTGGAGGTGCAGGTCCGCGACGGATCCGCGTACGCGGGCGTCCTCCACACCGCCTCCGTCGAAGGCGGATACG GTGTTGTGCTAAAGAAAGCGCGAAAGATCGCTAACGGGAATGATAATGCCAATATTCCTCTGGGAGCTTTTGTAGATAGTCTTGTTATTCACCCAGATGATCTCGTTCAAGTCATTGCAAAG GATTTTTCACTCCATACAAAAGATGTGTGCAGAACTCCTGTTTGTGATACCGTCGCAGCCAGTGCATATGTGAAGCCTCAAACTTCACATGTGAATGTGTTTCCACTAAA AGAGGTTAAGAAGTGCAGCACGCCAGGTGAGGAGACTAACATCTCCATTGGGAGAAGTTCTCCTG GGCCACGCCTCTCCTGTAACGAGATAATGAGTTCTGCGGTTGTTGGATCAAAAGATGGAAATACTAAGAGTGCAGTTTTGACTACACCCACAATGTCTTCAGATGTGAAAATCTCTCCTCCAGCCACAGTTGCTAAAACTGCCACGCCGAGCAAAACCATTGCTAAG GAATCCAAACTCAACCCTTGTGCTAGGGTCTTCTCTCCTTCGTTTGCAAGTTCCAGACCAGTACTTGCAGCTGCACCCTCTGTTAACCCAATCTACATCTCAAACTCTGTAGCTGGAGTTCCAACCGGGTTACCTGTATTTGAAACTAACTCAGTGCCAGGCGGTTCATCCCTGTCCAGCAAGGCTGTTCATTATAATAACCTGGCTGCTGCAAACTATGCTATTTCACCTCAATATACTCAGTCA ACCATGGGGCATAATGTGAGCAGGCTGGATCCTGCTAGAATTGGCACACCTTATCATCCCATGCAAGTTGGACCTGCTTACATTAGCCCTAGTCCTCAGCCT GTTACTGGTGGGAAATTTAATCATGTTGTTTATGTACACCCATTTTCTCAG GATGTAATGCATGGAGCACCTGTTATGCCCCAAGGATGGTCTCTTCCTGCACCATTGAACTCacatcaagctagcctccagaAGTTCCAAG GCACAGCCCCTGTATATGTAGCCCCACCTATCATGGCAACTGGGAACCTGCCATTGGTGGTACCAAGCCCTGCACCGCTTGTGCAGCCATTCCAGGCCGTTCGTCCCATCATGGTACCTGCTGCAAGCAGCATGGTTCCAGGCAAATACATGTAA